One part of the Longimicrobiales bacterium genome encodes these proteins:
- a CDS encoding DUF1080 domain-containing protein, with product MRRTMLAIAAVCLSVGCAAAQDEAGPAMTDAEHLTPVNVLTQVEMDAGWQLLFDGHTLDGWHGYNRDGLPGGWGVENGMLTRTGEGGDIVTDREFVDFELSVEWKLEPGGNSGIFYRAAEGEEWIYHSAPEMQILDDERHPDGQNPLTSAGANYGLNAAPRGVVRPVGEWNESRVVVEGSDVEHWLNGTRVVEYVLGGEEWEALVADSKFVEWPAYGRAAKGHIGLQDHGDPVWYRNLKVREIQ from the coding sequence ATGCGCCGAACTATGCTGGCGATTGCTGCGGTCTGCCTCTCGGTCGGTTGTGCGGCTGCTCAGGACGAGGCCGGCCCTGCTATGACAGACGCGGAGCACCTGACACCGGTGAATGTCCTGACTCAGGTTGAAATGGATGCCGGCTGGCAACTCCTCTTCGACGGTCACACTCTTGACGGGTGGCACGGATACAACCGTGACGGCCTTCCCGGCGGCTGGGGTGTCGAGAACGGCATGCTGACTCGCACCGGTGAAGGCGGGGACATCGTCACCGACCGCGAGTTCGTCGATTTCGAACTTTCCGTGGAATGGAAGCTGGAGCCCGGCGGAAACAGCGGCATCTTCTACCGCGCGGCAGAGGGTGAGGAGTGGATCTATCACAGTGCGCCAGAAATGCAGATCCTAGACGATGAGCGTCACCCCGACGGCCAGAACCCGCTCACGAGCGCGGGTGCCAACTACGGGCTGAACGCTGCGCCGCGGGGTGTAGTGCGACCGGTCGGCGAATGGAACGAATCGCGTGTGGTCGTCGAGGGATCGGACGTCGAACACTGGCTCAACGGCACCCGCGTGGTCGAATACGTCCTCGGGGGCGAGGAGTGGGAGGCACTCGTCGCCGACAGCAAGTTCGTCGAATGGCCCGCGTACGGCAGAGCTGCGAAGGGCCACATCGGGCTACAGGATCATGGCGACCCTGTTTGGTACCGGAACCTCAAAGTAAGAGAGATTCAATGA
- a CDS encoding sugar phosphate isomerase/epimerase: MNDRQPYEHLGVQLYTLREAMAADVDATLARVAEIGYAEVEFAGLHGVSASGMRAKLDREGLSATSSHVGMDLVRSRWSETLDVAQTLGQKLIVVPDVPSDERSAERLVRVADDFNRAGEAAAAVGIRLGYHNHAWEFEPLADGRLPMDLLLDHTEPDLIDWQMDVFWTVQGGADPLAQLARRAGRVRSIHVKDRSPSGDMVDVGDGVIDYHRIIPEGERHGLEHVYVEHDWPDDPFDSVLRSYRHLTEGRGPTPLAPLPGVSRDPFEERIA; encoded by the coding sequence ATGAATGATCGACAGCCCTACGAACACCTGGGCGTGCAGCTCTACACGCTCCGTGAGGCAATGGCGGCGGATGTCGACGCCACGCTCGCCAGGGTTGCAGAGATCGGGTACGCCGAGGTCGAGTTCGCCGGCCTCCACGGAGTCAGCGCGAGTGGGATGCGAGCGAAGCTCGACCGCGAAGGACTCTCGGCGACGTCGAGTCACGTTGGAATGGATCTTGTCCGGAGTCGGTGGTCAGAGACGTTGGATGTCGCTCAGACGCTGGGACAAAAATTGATCGTGGTGCCGGATGTTCCGAGTGACGAGCGCTCCGCCGAGCGACTCGTCCGAGTCGCGGATGACTTCAATCGCGCTGGAGAGGCTGCGGCCGCGGTTGGCATCCGCCTCGGCTATCACAACCATGCCTGGGAGTTCGAGCCGCTGGCGGACGGCCGGTTGCCGATGGATCTCCTGCTCGACCACACTGAGCCCGACCTGATCGACTGGCAGATGGACGTGTTCTGGACGGTCCAGGGTGGCGCGGACCCTCTGGCTCAACTCGCCAGACGTGCCGGGCGGGTGCGCTCAATACACGTAAAGGATCGCTCGCCCAGTGGAGACATGGTCGACGTCGGAGATGGGGTGATCGACTACCACCGGATCATCCCGGAGGGAGAACGCCACGGACTCGAACACGTGTACGTGGAGCATGACTGGCCCGACGATCCGTTCGACAGCGTACTGAGGAGCTATCGCCACTTGACGGAGGGCCGTGGACCGACCCCGTTAGCACCTCTGCCCGGTGTGTCTCGTGATCCTTTTGAGGAGCGGATTGCATGA
- a CDS encoding GMC family oxidoreductase — translation MRRKAQQDYDVIVVGSGAAGGMCAYVLACQGVKVLMLEAGRDYDPVSETPMFQTPADAPLRAAGTAEKPFGFYDATVDGGWRVPGEPYSSAEGTDFMWWRARMLGGRTNHWGRISLRMGEYDYKPYSRDGLGFDWPMSYQDVEPYYDKTEMLVGVYGSNEGLENTPNSSPGVLQPPPAPRAEELLTQKVCTDIDIPVIPAHLAIMTQRQDAQRLAQALWPGNPLAQRVTAESMLSRAACFYATPCGRGCSIKANFQSPTVLIPPAVATGNLDILTDAMVREITVDSAGRANGVHYVDKHTRLDEHVSARVVVLAASACESARIMLNSTSGAFPDGIGNGSGLVGKYVMDTVGAGVSGQIPTLENMPPHNADGASAMHLYMPWWLYQEQARGQLDFARGYHVEFGGGRRMPGYGAFGGIEPLTQGSYGHQFKEDCRRYYGSFMSFNGRGEMIPNEDSYCEIDSDGVDQFGIPTLKFHWKWSDHELNQARHMQHTFAGIIDAMGGQVLSTVQEDGANAIARPGQIIHEVGGVIMGDDPSRSVLNEFCQSWEVDNLFVTDGGCFASNADKNPTLSIMAIAWRASDYIAQQLGQRSIG, via the coding sequence ATGAGGAGAAAGGCACAGCAGGACTATGATGTCATCGTGGTCGGTTCGGGTGCCGCTGGTGGCATGTGTGCCTACGTGCTGGCTTGCCAGGGCGTGAAGGTTCTCATGCTCGAAGCAGGTCGCGACTACGACCCGGTCTCGGAGACGCCGATGTTCCAGACTCCCGCAGACGCCCCTCTTCGGGCGGCGGGCACGGCTGAGAAACCGTTCGGATTCTATGACGCTACGGTGGATGGAGGCTGGCGTGTACCGGGAGAGCCCTACTCCAGCGCCGAAGGGACCGACTTCATGTGGTGGCGTGCCCGGATGCTCGGTGGCAGGACGAATCACTGGGGACGTATCTCGCTACGGATGGGTGAGTATGACTACAAGCCATACTCTCGAGATGGCCTCGGCTTCGATTGGCCAATGTCCTACCAGGACGTGGAGCCTTACTACGACAAGACAGAGATGCTCGTCGGAGTGTACGGTTCGAACGAGGGACTCGAGAATACGCCGAACTCTTCGCCTGGTGTTCTTCAGCCGCCCCCGGCGCCGCGTGCGGAAGAACTTCTGACGCAGAAAGTGTGCACGGATATCGATATTCCGGTAATTCCGGCCCATCTGGCGATCATGACGCAGCGCCAGGACGCGCAGCGCCTGGCGCAGGCGTTGTGGCCCGGGAATCCGCTCGCGCAGCGCGTGACTGCCGAATCGATGCTTTCCCGAGCGGCATGCTTCTATGCAACGCCATGCGGCAGGGGTTGTTCGATCAAGGCCAACTTCCAGTCCCCGACGGTGCTGATCCCGCCGGCTGTCGCCACGGGTAATCTCGACATCCTGACCGACGCGATGGTCCGTGAGATCACGGTGGATTCGGCCGGTCGCGCCAATGGCGTGCACTACGTCGATAAGCACACGAGACTCGACGAACATGTGAGTGCCCGAGTGGTGGTCCTTGCAGCCAGTGCGTGCGAGTCTGCGCGTATCATGCTGAACTCGACTAGCGGGGCGTTCCCCGATGGTATCGGGAACGGCAGCGGACTGGTTGGGAAGTACGTAATGGACACGGTGGGCGCGGGTGTGTCGGGTCAAATCCCGACCCTAGAGAACATGCCGCCCCACAACGCGGACGGTGCTTCCGCGATGCACCTGTACATGCCCTGGTGGCTGTATCAGGAGCAGGCGCGCGGACAGCTCGACTTCGCGCGTGGATATCACGTCGAGTTCGGCGGTGGCCGGCGAATGCCCGGGTACGGTGCGTTCGGAGGTATCGAGCCTCTCACGCAGGGCTCATACGGGCACCAGTTCAAGGAGGATTGCCGCAGGTACTACGGGTCTTTCATGTCCTTCAACGGCCGGGGCGAGATGATCCCGAACGAAGATTCCTACTGCGAGATCGACTCGGATGGGGTCGATCAGTTCGGTATCCCGACCCTCAAGTTCCACTGGAAGTGGTCGGATCACGAGCTGAACCAGGCCCGACACATGCAGCATACCTTCGCCGGAATCATCGATGCGATGGGAGGGCAGGTGCTTAGCACGGTCCAGGAAGACGGAGCCAACGCAATCGCGCGACCCGGCCAGATTATCCATGAGGTCGGCGGCGTGATCATGGGGGACGACCCGTCGCGCTCGGTGCTCAACGAGTTCTGTCAGTCTTGGGAGGTCGACAACCTGTTCGTTACCGATGGCGGCTGCTTCGCCTCGAATGCCGACAAGAATCCGACTCTGTCCATCATGGCGATTGCGTGGCGAGCGTCGGACTACATCGCGCAGCAACTCGGCCAGAGGAGCATTGGATGA